Proteins encoded together in one Bradyrhizobium sp. PSBB068 window:
- a CDS encoding VOC family protein: MAKPVHSMIRVFDEAKALDFYRRAFGLEIADNLRFPDFALIYLRHPSSPFEVELTVNFDRKEPYTLGDGYGHLAVVVDDVDAEHARFEQEKLSPGPLRDFKHDGRTLARFFFVSDPDGYKIEVIQRGGRFG; the protein is encoded by the coding sequence ATGGCGAAACCCGTGCATTCGATGATCCGCGTGTTCGACGAGGCCAAAGCGCTCGACTTCTATCGTCGCGCGTTCGGGCTCGAGATCGCGGACAATCTGCGTTTTCCCGATTTCGCGCTGATCTATCTGCGCCATCCGTCCTCGCCGTTCGAGGTCGAGCTCACGGTCAATTTCGACCGCAAGGAACCCTACACGCTCGGCGACGGCTACGGCCATCTCGCCGTCGTCGTCGATGACGTCGATGCCGAGCACGCGCGCTTCGAGCAGGAGAAGCTGTCGCCCGGGCCGCTGCGCGACTTCAAGCATGACGGCAGGACGCTGGCGCGCTTCTTCTTCGTCTCCGATCCCGACGGCTACAAGATCGAGGTGATCCAGCGCGGCGGGCGCTTCGGCTAA
- a CDS encoding c-type cytochrome, with translation MPLPAAKPPDGATLFKQQCATCHTSNATDPVRQGPSLYKVVGRHAGQADGFKYSAGFAKADFVWDDAKLDAWLTNPQEVIPGAVMAYRQAKPETRAMIIAYLKELN, from the coding sequence ATGCCCCTGCCCGCCGCCAAGCCGCCCGATGGCGCCACGCTGTTCAAGCAGCAATGCGCGACCTGCCACACATCGAATGCGACAGATCCCGTCCGGCAAGGACCGTCGCTCTACAAGGTCGTCGGCCGCCATGCCGGCCAGGCCGACGGCTTCAAATATTCCGCGGGCTTCGCCAAGGCCGATTTCGTCTGGGACGATGCGAAGCTCGATGCCTGGCTGACCAATCCGCAAGAGGTGATCCCGGGTGCCGTGATGGCCTATCGGCAGGCCAAGCCGGAAACCCGCGCCATGATCATCGCCTATCTGAAGGAGCTGAACTGA
- the arfB gene encoding aminoacyl-tRNA hydrolase codes for MLRVSRDLTIDENDIEIVFVRASGPGGQNVNKVSTAAQLRFDTTKIALPPDAAQRLARLAGSRMTKDGVIVIQAFRFRTQERNRADAIERLLEMLREAMVRPTPRRATKPTFGSKQRRLEGKKRRSDIKAGRGTRRFDD; via the coding sequence ATGCTGCGGGTGTCCCGCGACCTTACGATCGACGAGAACGACATTGAGATCGTGTTTGTTCGCGCCTCCGGTCCGGGCGGACAGAATGTCAACAAGGTCTCGACCGCAGCCCAGCTCCGCTTCGACACGACGAAGATCGCGCTGCCGCCGGACGCCGCGCAGCGGCTGGCGCGGCTCGCCGGCAGCCGCATGACCAAGGACGGCGTGATCGTGATCCAGGCGTTCCGCTTCCGCACCCAGGAGCGCAATCGCGCCGACGCAATCGAGCGGCTGCTGGAGATGTTGAGGGAAGCGATGGTGCGGCCGACGCCACGGCGCGCGACCAAGCCGACATTCGGCTCCAAGCAACGCCGCCTCGAGGGCAAGAAGCGCCGCAGCGACATCAAGGCCGGTCGCGGCACGCGCCGTTTCGACGACTAA
- a CDS encoding insulinase family protein translates to MLALTSVPSQAAAKIQRLVSPGGIEAWFVQDATVPLIAMEYSFGGGASQDPPGKPGVGNLVADLLDEGSGDLDSKTYHERLERRAIELSFASNRDQFRGSLRMLKDNKDEAYDLLRMALTSPRFEPKDVERIRAQVISNLRRESTNPSSLSGRKFLELAFGDHPYGRTATGTLESVPTIEISDLKEYVRRNIAKDTLRIAVVGDVDADTLGKLLDKTFGDLPAKAELTPIPDVVATKPPQRAFVPLDVPQTIVTFGGPGINRHDPDFMAAYVVNHILGGGGLSSRLYKEVREKRGLAYSIYEALLWMDHSALFLGNTGTRADRAGETIDAVEAEIRRIAEQGPTQQELDEAKSYLKGSQMLALDTSSKLAQAMLQYQLDKLPIDYIEKRSAIVDAVTLDDVKRVSRRLWGNGLLTVIVGRAPQAAAQPASAPPKAN, encoded by the coding sequence ATGCTGGCGCTGACGTCTGTGCCCTCGCAGGCCGCTGCCAAGATCCAGCGGCTGGTATCGCCCGGCGGCATCGAGGCCTGGTTCGTGCAGGACGCCACCGTGCCGCTGATCGCGATGGAATATTCCTTCGGCGGCGGCGCCAGCCAGGATCCACCGGGCAAGCCCGGCGTCGGCAATCTGGTCGCCGACCTGCTCGATGAGGGCTCCGGCGATCTCGATTCCAAGACCTATCATGAGCGGCTCGAACGCCGCGCCATCGAGCTCAGCTTCGCGTCGAACCGCGATCAGTTCCGCGGCTCGCTGCGCATGCTCAAGGACAACAAGGACGAAGCCTACGATCTGTTGCGGATGGCGCTGACCTCGCCGCGGTTCGAGCCGAAGGACGTCGAACGCATCCGCGCCCAGGTCATCTCGAACCTGCGCCGCGAATCGACCAATCCGTCCTCGCTGTCCGGCCGCAAGTTCCTCGAGCTCGCTTTCGGCGATCATCCCTACGGCAGGACGGCGACCGGCACGCTCGAGAGCGTGCCGACCATCGAGATCTCCGATCTGAAGGAGTATGTCCGCCGCAACATCGCCAAGGATACGCTGCGGATCGCCGTGGTCGGCGACGTCGATGCCGACACGCTCGGCAAGCTGCTCGACAAGACCTTCGGCGACCTGCCGGCCAAGGCCGAATTGACGCCGATTCCCGACGTCGTGGCGACCAAACCGCCGCAGCGCGCCTTTGTCCCGCTCGATGTGCCGCAGACCATCGTCACCTTCGGCGGACCCGGCATCAACCGGCACGACCCGGATTTCATGGCCGCCTATGTGGTGAACCACATTCTCGGCGGCGGTGGGCTGTCGTCGCGGCTCTACAAGGAAGTGCGCGAGAAGCGCGGGCTGGCCTATTCGATCTACGAGGCGCTGCTCTGGATGGACCACTCCGCGCTGTTCCTCGGCAACACCGGCACCCGCGCCGACCGCGCCGGCGAGACCATCGATGCGGTCGAGGCGGAGATCCGCCGCATCGCCGAGCAAGGCCCGACGCAGCAGGAGCTCGACGAGGCGAAGTCCTATCTGAAGGGCTCGCAGATGCTGGCGCTCGACACCTCCTCCAAGCTCGCGCAGGCGATGCTGCAATACCAGCTCGACAAGCTGCCGATCGACTACATCGAGAAGCGCAGCGCCATCGTCGATGCGGTGACGCTCGACGACGTCAAGCGGGTCTCCAGGCGGCTGTGGGGCAACGGCCTGCTCACCGTGATCGTCGGCCGCGCCCCGCAAGCCGCCGCGCAGCCGGCGTCGGCGCCGCCGAAGGCGAACTGA
- a CDS encoding insulinase family protein, with amino-acid sequence MMPTRRSIALFAAALISTIPLPGASLRAQTTVTSERPASFALDNGLQVVVIPDHRTPVVTQMIWYKVGSADETPGKSGLAHFLEHLMFKGTAKHPAGEFSQTVLRVGGNENAFTSTDYTGYFQRIPREQLASMMEFEADRMTGLILKDENVLPERDVVLEEFNMRVANNPDARLTEQIMAALYLNHPYGRPVIGWHQEIEKLDREDALAFYRRFYAPNNAILVIAGDVDVKDIRPLVEKNFGPIPAQRAIPEKRVRPQEPTPAAPRTVTLSDPRVEQPNLRRYYLVPSATTAAAGESQALDVLAQLMGGGANSYLYRALVIDKGLAISAGAGYQGTSLDPSQFSIAVTPKPGVEFAQIEDAIDKVIADLAQNPARAEDLERVKTQLIAEAIYAQDNQATLARWYGGALTTGLSIDDIRSWPDRIRAVTAEQVRAAAATWLDKKRSVTGYLIKDTAPKREEKRS; translated from the coding sequence ATGATGCCCACACGCCGATCGATTGCCCTGTTCGCTGCTGCTCTCATTTCAACGATCCCGCTGCCGGGCGCCAGCCTCCGCGCCCAGACCACCGTCACCTCGGAACGCCCTGCGAGCTTCGCGCTCGACAACGGCCTGCAGGTGGTGGTGATCCCCGATCACCGCACGCCGGTCGTGACCCAGATGATCTGGTACAAGGTCGGCTCGGCCGACGAGACGCCCGGCAAATCGGGCCTTGCGCACTTCCTCGAGCATCTGATGTTCAAGGGCACCGCCAAGCACCCGGCCGGCGAGTTCTCGCAGACCGTGCTGCGCGTCGGCGGTAACGAGAACGCCTTCACCTCCACCGACTACACCGGCTACTTCCAGCGCATACCGCGCGAGCAGCTCGCCTCCATGATGGAATTCGAGGCCGACCGCATGACCGGCCTGATCCTGAAGGACGAGAATGTGCTGCCCGAGCGCGACGTGGTGCTGGAGGAGTTCAACATGCGGGTCGCCAACAACCCGGATGCAAGGCTCACCGAGCAGATCATGGCCGCGCTCTATCTCAATCATCCCTACGGCCGGCCGGTGATCGGCTGGCACCAGGAGATCGAGAAGCTCGACCGTGAGGACGCGCTCGCCTTCTACCGGCGCTTCTACGCCCCGAACAACGCGATCCTGGTCATCGCCGGCGATGTCGACGTCAAGGATATCCGGCCGCTGGTCGAGAAGAATTTCGGCCCGATCCCGGCGCAGCGTGCGATCCCCGAGAAGCGTGTCCGGCCGCAGGAGCCGACGCCAGCCGCCCCGCGCACCGTGACGCTGTCGGACCCGCGGGTCGAGCAGCCGAACCTGCGCCGCTACTATCTGGTGCCCTCGGCGACGACAGCGGCGGCCGGCGAGAGCCAGGCGCTCGACGTGCTCGCGCAATTGATGGGCGGCGGCGCCAATTCCTACCTCTATCGCGCGCTGGTGATCGACAAGGGCCTCGCGATCTCGGCCGGCGCCGGCTATCAGGGCACCTCGCTCGACCCCTCGCAATTCTCGATCGCGGTGACGCCGAAGCCGGGCGTCGAGTTCGCGCAGATCGAGGACGCGATCGACAAGGTGATCGCCGACCTCGCGCAGAACCCGGCGCGCGCCGAGGATCTCGAACGGGTCAAGACCCAGCTCATCGCCGAGGCGATCTACGCCCAGGACAACCAGGCGACGCTGGCGCGCTGGTACGGCGGCGCGCTGACCACCGGCCTCAGCATCGACGACATCCGCAGCTGGCCGGATCGCATTCGCGCCGTCACCGCCGAGCAGGTGCGCGCCGCTGCCGCCACCTGGCTCGACAAGAAGCGGTCGGTGACCGGCTATCTGATCAAGGATACCGCGCCGAAACGCGAGGAGAAGCGCTCGTGA
- a CDS encoding signal peptidase II: MEGAGGHGLSSPVRAGVLAAVITLIADQASKLWLLHILDIAHHAPVTVTPFFDLVLAMNPGISFGWFQSETPAAQILLMVIKAAAVIALAIWMARSRTWLATVSLGLIIGGAIGNGIDRFAYGAVVDFALFHVEIGGKTFNWYIFNLADVAIVAGVAALLYDSVMGTPAVKAP; the protein is encoded by the coding sequence ATGGAAGGCGCTGGGGGTCACGGCTTGAGCTCGCCCGTTCGTGCCGGCGTGCTGGCGGCGGTCATCACCCTGATCGCCGACCAGGCCTCCAAGCTCTGGCTGCTTCACATCCTCGACATCGCGCACCACGCCCCGGTGACGGTGACGCCGTTCTTCGACCTGGTGCTCGCCATGAATCCCGGCATCAGTTTCGGCTGGTTCCAGAGCGAGACCCCGGCGGCCCAGATCCTGCTGATGGTGATCAAGGCCGCCGCCGTGATCGCGCTGGCGATCTGGATGGCGCGGTCGCGAACCTGGCTTGCGACAGTTTCGCTCGGCCTGATCATCGGCGGCGCGATCGGGAACGGTATCGACCGCTTCGCCTATGGCGCGGTGGTCGATTTTGCCCTGTTTCATGTCGAGATCGGGGGAAAAACCTTCAATTGGTACATCTTCAACCTCGCCGATGTGGCGATCGTTGCTGGCGTGGCGGCCCTATTGTATGATTCCGTGATGGGGACCCCCGCCGTAAAAGCGCCCTGA